DNA from Massilia antarctica:
GCCGCGCCGTCTCGCCCTGGCTTCCCTCGTGCGCGCCGCGCTGCTGCTCATGTCGGCGTCCGCGGTATCAGCGCAGCAGCTTCCCGTGCCGGCAGCAAGCGCGCCCAATCCGCTCGACGTCGCCCAGGAAGGCATCCGGCGGCAAGAGGAACGCCTGCGCGAACAGCAGCAGCAATTGCAAACCAAGGCCGACCTGCTGCAACCGGTGCCGGCAGCCGCCGACATGAGCAAGCTGCCCGTCGAGACGCCTTGCTTCCTTATCAAGACCATTACTGTTGGTGGCAAGCAGGAGCTCGGCTCGATGGCATCGACCGTGGCGCCCTTCATCGGCCAATGCGTCGGCGTGCAAGGAGTGCGCCAGATCGCCGCCGTGCTCGACACAAGGCTGGTCGCACAGGGTTATGTCACCAGCCGGGTCAGCCTGCCTCAGCAGAACCTGAGCGAGGGCAAGCTGGTGTTCGCTCTGCACGTCGGCCGGGTTGCCGGCGTGAAGATGGTCAAGGCCGGCGTGCCGGGCGACGTGGCGGACGATGCCTGGGGCACCTGGAAAAACGCCTTTCCGCTGTCCGCCGGCGACGTGCTCAACATCCGCGACCTGGAGCAGGGCGTCGAACAGATGAAGCGCTTGCCGAGCCAGGCGGTCACGACCCGCATCGAACCGGGCATGGATGCGGACACCAGCATCGTGCTGCTCGAACGCCATGCCGGTAGCCTGCTGGAGCGCACGCATGCTTCCGTCAGCCTGGACAATTCCGGTTCGGTGGCCCTGGGCCGGGCGCAGTTGTCCGGTTCGCTGTCGCTCGACAATGCTGCCGGCCTGAACGATATTTTCAGCCTGAGCGGCAACATCAACGCCCAGCAGCCCAAGCGCGACCACCGCAGCACCAGCCTGTCGGCCAACTACAGCATTCCCTGGGATTACCACAGCTTCAGCGTGTCGCGTAGCAGCAGCCGCTTCGCCCAGTTCGTGCAAGGCACGACGGCGCGTTTCCTGTCCAGCGGCAGCAGCAGCACGGCCGAGGCCAAATGGAATTACCTGGCATGGCGCAGCGGATCGGCCAAGGCCGGCGTGTATGCGGCCATCTCGACCCGCCGCGCCCGGAGCTTTCTCGACGACGTGGAACTGGTCGTGCAGCGCCGCCGCACCACCAGCGCCCAGGGCGGCCTGACCTTGAAGCAATACCTCGGCCAGGGCTTGCTCGATCTTGACCTCGGCTACCGCCAGGGCATCGGCCTGGGCAGCGCCGAGGCGGATTATCCGAGCGCGGCCGGCGGCGGCCTGACCCTGCGCCCGCGCATCGTTAGCTTCAACGCGTCCTACAGTCAGCCGTTCAAGCTGGCCGAACGCGCGCTGCAGTACAGCGCCAGCCTGCGCCTGCAAAAGACCGGCGACATGACCTTGTCGGCCGACCAGATCAGCATCGGCGGGCGCTACAGCGTGCGCGGCTTCGACGGCGACAGCGTGCTGCTGGCCGAAAGCGGTGCGATCCTGCGCCAGGACGTCTCGACCGGCCTGCCATCGTTCGCAGGCATCGACAGCAGCGCCTTCATCGCGCTCGACGCCGGCAAGGTCTGGGGGCCGAGCGCCGCCGGCCTGGTCGGCGACACCCTGGCCGGTTTCGCCGCCGGCCTGCGCGGCAGATGGAAGTCGCTGGTATTCGATATCAGCCTGGCCACCCCGCTCAGCAAGCCGCAGCGTTTCAAAACGCGCACTGTCACACCGTATGTTTCGGTCACGTATTCGCGCTGATTCGCAGCGCAGACAGTTCAGTCCCCCCGCAGTACCCGTTTGACGCCTTCAGGCACCCCAAGGACCCATCATGAAATCACCTATCCGCCATCTGTTAAAGAAACCATCGACCTTGACCGCGGCCGACCGCCTGGTCCAGGCGCAGCTGGAGCAGCCGATGGAGGCGGTGGGCCGCAGCGGCCGTCCGTGGGCGCGGGCGGTGGCCAGGGCGATGATCGTGCTGCAGATCTTGCAGACGGCATTGATCGCGGGACCGGCCTACGCGCAGGTTGCGGCCGCCGGCAACGCGCCGGCCGGGCAAAAGCCGCTGGTCGATGCCGCCGCCAACGGCGTGCCGATCGTGCTGATCGCGCCGCCAAGCGCGGCCGGCGTGTCGCACAACCGCTACGATCAGTTCAATGTGGATAGCAGGGGTTTGATCCTGAATAACAGCCGGGAGAGTGTCGGCACCCAGCTCGGCGGCATCGTCAACGGCAATATGCAGTTGGGCACTACCAGCGCCCGCATCATCCTGAACGAAGTCACGTCCGGCAATCCCTCGCGCCTGAACGGCTATATCGAAGTGGCAGGGCAGCGCGCCGACCTGGTCATCGCCAACCCCAATGGCATCAGCTGCGACGGCTGCGGCTTTCTCAATACCGCCGGGCGCGCCACCCTGACCACCGGCACGCCGCAATACAATGGCGCCGGCCAGCTCGACAGCCTGAACGTGCAGCGCGGCGTGATTACCATCGGCGCCCGGGGCTTAAATGCCAGCAATGTCGAGCAGCTCGACCTGCTGGCGCGTGGCATCGTGATCGAAGGCGAGATCTCCACCAGGAATTTACAGGCGGTCCTGGGCGCCAACAAGGTCTTGTACGGCACGCTCAAGGCCACCGCGCAAGATGGCAGCGGCAATGCGCCCAAGTTCGCCATCGATATCGCCGACCTGGGCGGCATGTATGCCAACCAGATCTATCTGGTCGCTACCGAAAAGGGCCTGGGCGTGAACAGCGCCGGCCGCATCGCTTCCCTGACGGAAAACCTGACCCTGAGCGCGCAGGGCGACCTGACCCTGAAGGACAATTACAGCAAGAAAGACGTCGACCTGTCCAGCAGCGGCAAGGTCACCCTGACAGGGCAGACCAACGCCGAGCGCAACGCGCGCATCGCCGCCACCGAACGGGTGGCCGTCAACAACGGCGCCGTGCTGCGCGCGGAGCAAAGCGTGCTGCTCACGACCGCCCAGATCGACAACAGCGGCAGCGTGATCCAGAAGTCCGCCAGCGAAACCCTGGTGCTGGCCGCCGAACGCATCAACAGCAGCGGCAGCATATATTCGGCCACCGACCTCAGCTTGCAGGCGCGCACCATCGACGGCAAAGGCGGCGTGCTGCAGGCAGAGCGCGCCCTGAAGCTGTCCGCCGACAGAATTCTGGTCGACCAGCAGCAGTGGGCCGCCAACGAGGCGGTTACGGTCAAGGCCGGCGAGCTGCGCGCCGTCAACAGCGTCATGGCGGCCGGAACGGACCTGTCCCTGAACACAAGCGGCGTCTTGAACATCCAGGGCAGCACCTTGACGGCCAAAAAGGCCGTCGACCTGCGCGGCCAGGGCGTGAACAGCGCCGCCGCGACCGTCTCGGCGGCCGCGCTGGCGCTCGACGCGGGCAAGGGCAAGCTGGACAACACCGGTGGCGTGCTCTACGCGGCTGGCAACATCGACCTGCGCGCCGCCGGCATCGACAATACGCGCGGCAAGATCGTCGCGGCCGACAAGCTGGCGCTCGATGCCGGTGGTGGCGCGCTCGACAACACGGGCGGCACGGTGGCATCGAAGGATGCCGTGTTCGGCAACGTCGGCAGCATCCGCAACCGCGCAGGCACCCTGTCCACCACCAGCGACCTGGTGCTGGACGGTGCCCTCGACAACAATAAAGGCAAGCTCATCACTGCCGGCGCGCTGACCTTCTCCGGCGCATCGCTGGACAATGCCGGCGGTGCCATCCAGGCCGGCAATGCCGTCAAGCTCACGGCCAGCGGCCTGATCGACAGCGCCGATGGCATCATCCAGAGTACCTCGGCCGGCGTCGCCATCAAGGCCGGGCGCCTCGACAACAGCAAGGGCGCGATTGCGGGGGCCAGGGACATTGCCATCGATGCCGGCAGGATGCTCGGGAGGAATGGCGACATCAGCGCCGGCGGCAAGCTGGCCGTCAGCGGCGCGGCGCTCGACCTGAGCGGCGCGAGCCTCGCCAGCAACGGCACCCTCGACCTTGCGGCCAGCGACATCGTGGCCAGCGCAGCCAGGCTGCACGCCGGCCAGGCCTTGACCGTCAAGGCCGGCAATCTGTCCGCCGCTGGGGCCTCCATCGCCTCGGTTGGCAGTGTGAACGTGGCCGCCACCGGCGACGCCTGGCTGGACAAGGCCGCGATCGCCGCCAACGGCAACGTGGACCTCAACAGCCGCAACCTGCACGCCCAGCAACTGCGCGTGGAAAGCGGCGGCACGGTCGCGCTCAAGGCCGACGTGGTCGACCTGCAGGATGCCAGCCTGTCCGGCGCGCGCGGCCTCGGCCTGACGGCCGGCACCTTGCTGATGAAGGGCGGCAGCGCCGTTTCAGGCGGCATGCTGACTATTACCGGCCAGAGCCAGCAGGGCGGCAAGCTGTCCGCCGCGCGCGACGTCGATATCCGCATGGAAAAGGGGCTCGACCTGACTGGCGGCGCCATCCTCGCCGGCGGCGATATTGCGGTGCGTGCCGAAGGCATCGTCACCGACCAGGCGCTGCTTGGCGGCAAGCACATCGTGCTCGATGCCGGCCTGCAGAGCGTGAGCAATGTGCAGGGCACGATCGTGGCCGAGTCCGGCGGCGGAACGCGCGCACCGGCGCTGGTGGTGCGCGGCAATGGCATCGACAACAACCGTGGCGTCTTGTCGTCCGATTCGAATGCCGTGTTCGACGCAAAAAGCCAGGTGTTCGACAACAGCAACGGCAAGGTCGTCGTGGGTGGCGACATGGATTTGTCGGCAGCGATGCTGAAGAACCGTTCCGGCAGCATCGCCACGGGCAGCAGCATCGTCATGCGCGGCAATGAAGTCGACAATACCGACGGCCAGCTGCGCTCCGGCAAGGACGTCATCATCGAAGCGAGCGGCCAGCGCCTCGGCAACGAGCGCGGCGTGATCGAAGCGCAGGGCACGATGACCCTGCTGGCAGCCGACTTGAACAATATCGGCGGCCGGCTCACGGCCAACCAGACCCTCAACCTGACCGCCGGTGCGCTCAACAACAGCGGCGGCACGGTGGCGGCCGGCAAGGACCTGACCCTGAGCGTGAGCGGCGTGGCCAACAGCGGCAACGGCAGCTTGAACGCGGGCGGGCCGCTCAGCATCAGCGCCGGGCGCTTCGACGCGGCCGGTGCGCACATCTCCTCGAATGAGCGGATCGTCATTGCGGCCGGCCAGGGCATGTACCTGGACAAGAGCGACATCAAGGCCGGCGGCGCGGTCGACCTGTCCGCCGGCGTCGTGCAAGCCACGGGCGCGACCATCATCAGCAACGGCGCCATCGCCGTCAGCGGGCGCGACAGCGTCAACCTCGCCGCCAGCGACATCAACGCCAACGGCGCGGTGACCATCAAGGCCGCCAACGGCGCCAGCCTGCAAGGCGCGCAGATCGCGACCAATGCGCAACTGCACATTGACGCGGCCAGCATCGATGGCGGCGCCAGCCGCCTGTCGAGCGCGGGCGAGATGGCCCTGCATGCGGATGCGGGCGGCATTGTTCTCGCCGGCGCGCACCTGGCCAGCGGCGCCACCCTGCGCATCGACGGCAAAGGCATCGATGCCGCCAACGCGACCCTGGCGGCCAAGGGCGATATCGCGCTCGATACGCGCGGCGCGGACTACAAGGCCGACGGCAGCCTGCATCGCAGCGAAAGCGGCGGCATCACGCTCAAGGCCAACAACATCGACCTCGGCGGCAGCGCCGGCCACATCGGCGACAGCGGCTTCATCGCGAACGGCAGCATTGCGCTCGACGCAAGCGGACAGATCAACGCGGCCAACAGCACCATCTCGTCCGGCAGCAATGTGGCGCTCAACGCCGGCCGGGGCATCAGCACGGCTGGCGGCGCGGTGTCGGCCATCGGCAGCGCGACCTTGTCGGGCACCGCCATCGACAATGCCGGCGGCGCGATCGCCGCCAATGGCGCGCTCAAGCTGGTCGCCCGCGACGGCGGCATCGACAACGGCGGCGGCAGCATCATGTCGCGCGACCAACTGACATTGCAAACCCGCGCAGGCCTCGACCGCATCGCCGGCAAGCCGGCCGCGGCCGGCGGCGCAACCGACCTGAACAACAAGGGTGGAACCATCGTGGGCGTGGCCGGGGCCGTCATCAACAGCGGCACCATCGACAATAGCAGCGGCAAGATTGCCAGCGGCGATAGCTTGGTGCTCGACCTCGGCAACAGCGATTTCAAGGGCGCCAAGGGCAGCGTGCTCAGCGAGAAAGCGCTGACCCTGAGCGCGCGCCAGATCGACCTGAGTGCCGGCCAGCTGCGCGCCGGCAAGGGCGTGAGCCTGTCCGCCGAGCAAATCGTGGCGCAAGGCGCGGCCATCAGCGCCGCCGCCGGCGACCTGCTGATCGACAGCAAGGGCGGTTCCATCGACACAAGCCACGCGGACATGCTGGCTTCCGGCCTGCTGAGCCTGAAATCGGGCGCAGCCAACCTGGCGCAAGCCAAACTCTCCAGCGGTGCCGGCACCAGTATTGCCAGCGCAGCGCTCGATGCACGCCAGGCCAGCATCCAGGCCGGCGGCGATATCGTTATCGCCAGCGGTGCGGCGATCAACGCCCAGGACGCGTCCATCGGCGCCGGCGGCAAGCTGGACCTGACTGCCAGTTCGCTCAAGGGCGGCCAGTATTCGGCATTCAAGGACTTGACCGTGGTGACCACGGGCGCCATCGACCTGGGCAAGAGTTCCCTGCCGGGCGCGCAGGGCGGCGCCTTCCTCACGGATGCGGCGCTCAATGTCAAGGCGCAGGGCGCCATCCTCGATGACGGCCGCGCGATCGGCAAGAACATCACCTTCGACGTCGGCAACGGCCTGCTGAGCAATCGCGGCGGCACCATTCTCGCCACCGATGC
Protein-coding regions in this window:
- a CDS encoding ShlB/FhaC/HecB family hemolysin secretion/activation protein; the encoded protein is MYVGCRLPAMLPAYTQKSLRFLPRRLALASLVRAALLLMSASAVSAQQLPVPAASAPNPLDVAQEGIRRQEERLREQQQQLQTKADLLQPVPAAADMSKLPVETPCFLIKTITVGGKQELGSMASTVAPFIGQCVGVQGVRQIAAVLDTRLVAQGYVTSRVSLPQQNLSEGKLVFALHVGRVAGVKMVKAGVPGDVADDAWGTWKNAFPLSAGDVLNIRDLEQGVEQMKRLPSQAVTTRIEPGMDADTSIVLLERHAGSLLERTHASVSLDNSGSVALGRAQLSGSLSLDNAAGLNDIFSLSGNINAQQPKRDHRSTSLSANYSIPWDYHSFSVSRSSSRFAQFVQGTTARFLSSGSSSTAEAKWNYLAWRSGSAKAGVYAAISTRRARSFLDDVELVVQRRRTTSAQGGLTLKQYLGQGLLDLDLGYRQGIGLGSAEADYPSAAGGGLTLRPRIVSFNASYSQPFKLAERALQYSASLRLQKTGDMTLSADQISIGGRYSVRGFDGDSVLLAESGAILRQDVSTGLPSFAGIDSSAFIALDAGKVWGPSAAGLVGDTLAGFAAGLRGRWKSLVFDISLATPLSKPQRFKTRTVTPYVSVTYSR